From Chlamydiifrater volucris, one genomic window encodes:
- a CDS encoding diphosphate--fructose-6-phosphate 1-phosphotransferase, producing the protein MPYITPEECLSSFSPTLPKELRNPELLVTIPAPTCKACSSKTGDQTDEITQKILLAFPHISKGGYVKAVKQGSPEHNCPLRVGIMLSGGPAPGGHNVLSGLFDGLKKIHPDSILLGFIEGGQGIINQEYVAISSEFLHSYRNSGGFNIISTGRQSIVTKDNKKKCLTAAQNLDLDGLVIVGGDGSNTATAILANYFAENNSKTTVVGVPKTIDGDIHSKYLELPFGFDSATKFYSNLIGNISRDALSCQAHYHFIKLMGRSASHIALECAFQTHPNMVLIGEEIAAKNLSLKAIVSEICTVIAERASIGKYYGVVLIPEGIIEFIPEIKLLIEEINSLPTSENIENLLSEKSQRLLQSFPKKVQHQLLSDRDAHGNVYVSKISVDSFLIYLVEKELRENFKNVPFNAVSHFLGYEGRCCLPSAFDNDYGYALGVGAAVLVKNKNNGYLSCIDNLMLTPENRNFRGVPISGMLTLLKNASGETIPMIKKHLVDISSPAFQKLELYRKIWSLEDSYRFPGPLQIQYPPETSSDTFCPFTLLINKLDDNYTTKKPALNHRCIEIPD; encoded by the coding sequence ATGCCCTATATAACTCCTGAAGAATGTTTGTCCAGTTTTTCTCCAACACTTCCTAAGGAATTACGAAATCCTGAGCTTTTAGTTACCATTCCTGCTCCAACTTGTAAAGCGTGTTCCTCAAAAACCGGCGACCAAACAGATGAGATCACACAAAAAATTCTCCTTGCCTTCCCACATATCTCTAAAGGAGGTTACGTCAAGGCAGTTAAACAAGGGTCGCCAGAACATAATTGCCCTTTGCGAGTGGGTATCATGCTTTCTGGAGGGCCTGCTCCTGGGGGACATAATGTACTATCAGGCTTGTTCGATGGGTTAAAAAAGATTCATCCAGACTCTATCCTCCTGGGCTTTATAGAAGGCGGCCAAGGAATTATTAATCAGGAATATGTAGCCATTTCGTCGGAGTTTCTGCATTCCTACCGTAATTCTGGAGGGTTTAACATTATAAGCACTGGAAGACAATCTATAGTAACAAAAGATAATAAAAAAAAATGCTTGACGGCTGCCCAGAATCTAGATCTTGACGGATTGGTCATTGTCGGAGGAGATGGCTCCAATACTGCTACAGCAATATTAGCCAATTACTTTGCAGAAAACAATTCTAAAACTACAGTCGTTGGAGTACCCAAAACTATCGATGGGGACATACATAGCAAATACTTAGAACTTCCTTTTGGATTCGATTCTGCAACCAAATTCTATTCCAATCTTATAGGGAATATCTCCAGAGACGCGCTCTCCTGTCAGGCACATTACCATTTTATCAAGCTCATGGGCAGATCCGCCTCTCATATCGCTCTAGAGTGCGCCTTCCAGACACACCCCAACATGGTGTTAATAGGTGAAGAAATTGCTGCTAAGAATCTCTCTTTAAAAGCTATTGTATCTGAAATTTGCACCGTAATAGCTGAGAGAGCTTCTATTGGAAAATATTATGGTGTTGTTTTAATACCTGAGGGTATTATAGAGTTTATCCCTGAAATTAAGCTCCTTATAGAAGAAATCAATAGTCTCCCTACGTCTGAAAACATAGAAAACTTACTTTCAGAAAAATCGCAACGCCTACTACAAAGCTTTCCTAAAAAAGTGCAACATCAGCTCCTCAGCGATAGAGATGCTCATGGCAATGTTTATGTGTCCAAAATTAGCGTTGATTCCTTCCTTATTTACTTGGTGGAAAAAGAACTAAGGGAAAATTTTAAAAACGTTCCCTTTAATGCTGTTTCTCACTTCCTAGGTTATGAGGGACGGTGTTGTCTACCTTCAGCTTTTGACAATGACTACGGATACGCTCTAGGAGTGGGAGCTGCAGTTCTAGTCAAAAATAAAAACAACGGTTATTTATCCTGCATTGATAATCTCATGTTGACTCCCGAGAACAGAAATTTCCGTGGTGTCCCTATCTCAGGTATGCTTACGCTATTAAAAAACGCTAGTGGTGAGACAATTCCTATGATTAAAAAACATTTGGTAGATATTTCTTCACCTGCTTTTCAAAAACTCGAACTCTATCGAAAGATATGGAGCCTTGAAGATTCTTACAGATTCCCTGGTCCCCTTCAAATTCAATACCCCCCAGAAACATCTTCAGACACATTTTGCCCATTTACCCTATTAATCAATAAGTTAGACGATAATTACACGACAAAAAAGCCTGCCCTTAACCATCGCTGCATAGAAATTCCCGATTAA
- a CDS encoding anion permease: protein MNKQRKFFSLLFLAGLFTALWFSPKPVSIEQNAWQLFAVFATTITGIILQPVPMGAVAIISISLLLLTKTLSVEQGLSGFHNQVAWLVFLSFSIAKGIIKTGLGERVAYFFVSILGKSPLGLAYGLTITDFLLAPAIPSVTARSGGIIYPVVMGLTNSFGSTAEKGTENLIGSYLVKVAYQSSVITSAMFLTAMAGNPLLAALSQNVGISLSWSLWAKAAFLPGILSLIAMPLVLLKLYPPTITSCEEAIRTSQLKLKEMGPLRKGEKIILSIFFLLVTLWTLGDFLGISATTAALIGLSLLIIFNILDWQKDVIGNTTAWETFIWFGALIMMASYLNQLGFIPTLGDSIVKATSGLSWHIGFPILFIAYFYSHYLFASNTAHIGAMYPVFLAVAVSMGVDPIFSVLAFSFSSNLFGGLTHYGSGPAPLFYGSGLVSIKEWWLSGFMLSIVNILVWIGIGSLWWRVLGII from the coding sequence ATGAATAAACAACGCAAGTTCTTTTCCCTACTATTCCTCGCAGGGTTATTTACTGCTCTGTGGTTCTCTCCAAAACCAGTTTCTATAGAACAAAACGCCTGGCAGCTCTTCGCTGTCTTTGCAACAACTATCACAGGAATTATTCTTCAGCCTGTTCCTATGGGAGCTGTTGCCATTATCAGCATATCACTGCTTTTGCTTACAAAAACCCTTTCCGTTGAGCAAGGACTATCAGGGTTTCATAACCAAGTTGCTTGGCTAGTGTTTTTATCTTTCTCTATAGCCAAGGGTATTATTAAAACAGGACTGGGCGAGCGAGTAGCATACTTTTTCGTTAGCATTTTGGGGAAAAGTCCTTTGGGATTAGCCTACGGACTCACCATTACTGATTTTCTTCTTGCTCCAGCTATTCCCAGCGTCACGGCTCGTTCGGGAGGAATTATTTACCCCGTAGTCATGGGACTCACCAATTCCTTCGGCAGTACAGCAGAAAAGGGAACGGAAAACCTTATAGGCTCTTACTTAGTCAAGGTAGCTTACCAAAGTTCAGTAATTACCAGCGCTATGTTCCTAACAGCTATGGCAGGCAATCCTCTTTTGGCTGCTCTATCTCAAAACGTTGGCATCTCTTTATCTTGGTCATTGTGGGCTAAAGCTGCATTCTTACCAGGAATATTGAGTCTAATAGCGATGCCTTTAGTACTCCTGAAATTGTATCCACCAACAATAACCTCCTGTGAAGAAGCTATACGAACTTCCCAACTAAAACTCAAAGAAATGGGCCCCTTACGCAAAGGAGAAAAAATTATTTTATCCATATTCTTCCTTCTCGTAACCCTGTGGACACTAGGCGATTTCTTGGGAATATCAGCAACTACTGCTGCTCTTATAGGGCTATCACTGTTGATCATCTTCAATATCCTTGATTGGCAAAAAGATGTAATAGGAAATACTACAGCATGGGAAACATTTATATGGTTTGGGGCTTTGATTATGATGGCCTCTTACCTAAATCAACTGGGATTTATCCCTACTCTGGGCGACTCCATAGTAAAAGCTACATCGGGACTGTCCTGGCACATAGGGTTTCCAATCCTATTCATTGCCTACTTTTACTCTCACTATCTCTTCGCTAGCAATACAGCCCATATCGGCGCTATGTATCCAGTGTTTCTGGCTGTAGCTGTGTCTATGGGTGTGGATCCTATATTTTCTGTTCTTGCTTTTAGCTTCTCTAGCAACCTATTTGGGGGTTTGACTCATTATGGATCAGGACCTGCGCCTCTATTTTATGGGTCAGGACTCGTCTCTATCAAAGAATGGTGGCTGTCAGGGTTTATGCTGAGTATTGTGAACATTTTGGTTTGGATAGGTATTGGCTCTCTTTGGTGGCGAGTTTTAGGAATAATCTAA
- a CDS encoding DUF1186 domain-containing protein translates to MDISHILEDLAYDEGILPREAIEAAIVKQKQITPYLLNILTEATRQVPEIIEDRNYQGHLYAMYLLAQFRETRALPLIVELFSFCDDTPHAIAGDVLTEDLARIMASVCNDDSYIKQLIETPGINEYVKAAALTSLTILVGVGKMDRDSLIEYFGELLNNKLERSHSFAWDNLIAASCSLYPEEIYPAIRQAFEDNLVDTAFISLEDVRNILDEESLESCLYELHSATELINDTLEEMEKWLEDFSL, encoded by the coding sequence ATGGATATCTCTCACATTTTGGAAGACTTGGCTTACGATGAGGGCATCCTTCCAAGAGAGGCTATCGAAGCGGCAATTGTCAAACAAAAGCAAATCACTCCTTATCTCCTAAATATTCTAACAGAAGCTACTAGGCAGGTCCCAGAGATTATCGAAGATCGCAACTACCAAGGGCATCTCTATGCTATGTACCTCCTAGCACAATTCCGAGAAACACGGGCTCTCCCTCTGATTGTAGAACTTTTTTCTTTCTGCGATGACACGCCACATGCCATAGCCGGAGATGTGCTTACGGAAGATCTCGCCAGAATCATGGCTAGCGTTTGCAACGACGATAGTTACATTAAGCAGCTAATAGAGACTCCAGGAATTAATGAATATGTAAAGGCTGCAGCATTGACAAGTCTCACTATACTCGTTGGCGTCGGAAAAATGGACCGAGATTCCCTTATTGAATATTTTGGAGAATTGCTCAACAATAAGTTAGAACGCTCTCATTCCTTTGCCTGGGATAATCTCATAGCAGCATCCTGCTCGCTATACCCAGAAGAAATTTATCCTGCCATTCGTCAAGCTTTCGAAGACAACCTTGTCGACACAGCTTTTATCAGCTTGGAAGATGTGCGCAATATATTGGATGAAGAATCCTTAGAATCTTGTCTTTACGAACTTCATTCAGCAACAGAATTAATTAATGATACATTGGAAGAAATGGAAAAATGGTTAGAGGATTTCTCCTTATAG
- a CDS encoding ABC transporter ATP-binding protein has protein sequence MKSPLLHISNLNYSSRGHTILSNVCLTMFEGSCLALVGESGSGKSSLAMAIMGIIKPSSGNINFVNIHSLHKVESVQIIFQDIHASLNPSMTVEKIICEPLKILKKKSKKEIESRLFEALELVNLPRDIVYSIPSKLSGGQKQRVAIARAIITNPRLLICDEPLSSLDTPNQIIALELFKNIKEQRNHTILFITHDMPAAYSLADEIAVMHKGSVVERNVKEDLFQSPKHPHTKELLSSIPHFCLQSHVSS, from the coding sequence ATGAAATCTCCTCTTCTTCACATTTCCAATCTCAATTATTCCTCCAGAGGACACACTATTTTGAGCAATGTATGTCTGACAATGTTTGAAGGGTCTTGCCTTGCCTTGGTAGGTGAAAGCGGATCAGGAAAATCCTCATTGGCTATGGCCATCATGGGCATCATCAAACCCTCTTCTGGAAATATTAACTTTGTCAACATTCACTCGCTGCACAAGGTTGAATCTGTCCAAATTATCTTTCAGGATATCCATGCCTCTCTCAATCCCTCTATGACTGTAGAGAAAATTATCTGTGAACCATTAAAGATTCTGAAAAAAAAATCTAAGAAAGAAATTGAATCCCGATTATTTGAAGCCCTGGAACTGGTTAACCTCCCAAGAGATATTGTCTACTCCATTCCAAGTAAGCTTAGTGGGGGACAAAAGCAACGAGTCGCTATAGCAAGAGCTATCATTACCAACCCACGACTTCTTATCTGCGACGAACCTCTTTCCTCTCTAGACACCCCAAACCAAATAATAGCTTTAGAACTTTTCAAAAATATTAAAGAACAAAGAAATCACACTATATTGTTCATAACTCATGACATGCCTGCTGCCTACTCCCTAGCTGATGAGATTGCTGTCATGCATAAAGGCTCTGTTGTTGAAAGAAATGTCAAAGAAGATCTTTTCCAATCACCTAAGCACCCTCACACTAAAGAACTCTTATCTTCTATCCCACATTTCTGTCTACAATCCCATGTATCCTCGTAA
- a CDS encoding ABC transporter ATP-binding protein — protein sequence MDNPSTLLKVHELSIYHETMSGNFVPIVKDISFSIRKGDRFALVGESGSGKTMISKAITSFLPKKCTVSGKILFDDTDLSTLSPKDIHKLRGKRISYIPQNAMGALTPSMKVGTQLTEPLIHHLGLSKEEAFEKALNLLENVKIANPRRCLSLYPFELSGGMRQRIVIAIALSCKPDLIIADEPTTALDSVSQWKVLSILNNLSKRYQSSLFLITHNLSIVPELCEYVAVMQSGNIIEIGPVKKVFSSPAHPYTQKLLDSFTKIPWAIHHHKRILTTSNKCSESENTTLLHNVTLLEEPVTTTNY from the coding sequence TTGGATAATCCTTCTACCCTTTTAAAAGTTCATGAGCTATCTATCTATCATGAAACAATGTCTGGTAATTTTGTCCCAATTGTGAAGGATATTTCATTCTCTATCCGCAAAGGAGATCGATTTGCATTGGTCGGTGAGAGCGGTTCTGGCAAGACCATGATTTCTAAAGCTATAACCTCTTTCCTGCCAAAGAAATGCACAGTTTCGGGGAAAATTTTATTTGATGATACAGATCTTTCAACACTATCTCCTAAAGATATCCATAAATTAAGAGGAAAAAGAATCTCCTACATTCCGCAGAATGCTATGGGGGCTCTGACGCCATCAATGAAAGTTGGAACTCAACTTACAGAGCCCCTAATACATCATCTAGGCTTGAGCAAGGAAGAAGCCTTTGAGAAAGCCCTAAACCTTCTAGAAAATGTGAAAATAGCCAACCCTAGACGATGTTTATCCCTTTACCCCTTCGAACTCAGTGGAGGTATGAGACAACGCATAGTCATAGCCATTGCTCTATCTTGTAAGCCTGATCTCATTATAGCTGACGAGCCTACAACTGCTTTAGATTCTGTTTCTCAATGGAAAGTTCTCTCTATCCTCAACAATCTATCCAAAAGATACCAATCTTCATTGTTCCTTATCACCCACAACTTATCAATTGTCCCAGAACTATGTGAGTATGTAGCTGTTATGCAATCAGGTAATATTATAGAAATAGGTCCTGTCAAAAAGGTGTTCTCCTCGCCTGCGCACCCTTATACACAAAAACTCTTAGACTCTTTTACTAAAATCCCTTGGGCAATTCATCATCATAAACGTATTTTGACGACCTCTAACAAGTGCTCAGAATCCGAAAATACTACACTTCTTCACAACGTCACACTTTTAGAAGAACCTGTTACAACAACCAACTACTAG
- a CDS encoding ABC transporter permease yields MTFIRTASYIFWKKAAPGKKMFLAGIGLLFLLTVYAFVFSKIFPSYEKTCLEKALSQPCKEFPFGTDGLGRCMLSRTTQGVKISMTVALSATFIDLVIGLLWATLSLAGGKRIDFFLMRLTEILHSIPKTLVVILFLLVFNKGFFPVILAMAATGWIPMARIIRNQFFLLNNQGYVLASKAMNASIFHILFHHLIPNTISPILSTMIFTIPSAIYTEAFISFLGLGIQPPKASLGTLVKDGLNALDYYPWLFFIPAAFLVALSITFNLIGEGTKLMLQKEEYFG; encoded by the coding sequence ATGACTTTCATTCGAACAGCCTCTTACATCTTTTGGAAAAAAGCGGCACCTGGAAAAAAAATGTTTTTGGCTGGAATAGGCTTGCTTTTTTTGCTAACAGTTTACGCATTTGTTTTTTCCAAAATTTTTCCTAGTTACGAAAAAACATGCTTAGAAAAAGCTCTTAGCCAGCCATGTAAAGAATTTCCCTTTGGAACAGATGGATTAGGCCGCTGCATGTTATCAAGGACTACCCAGGGCGTAAAAATATCCATGACGGTAGCTCTATCTGCTACATTTATAGACCTAGTGATTGGATTGTTATGGGCTACATTGTCTTTAGCTGGCGGCAAGCGCATAGACTTTTTCCTCATGCGCTTGACGGAGATTCTCCACTCCATCCCTAAGACTCTAGTAGTAATCTTATTCCTCTTGGTCTTCAATAAGGGTTTTTTCCCTGTGATTTTAGCAATGGCTGCCACGGGATGGATACCTATGGCAAGAATTATTCGAAATCAATTTTTTCTTCTCAATAACCAGGGCTATGTTCTAGCCTCTAAAGCAATGAATGCAAGCATCTTTCATATTCTTTTCCATCACCTCATTCCCAACACTATTTCTCCCATTCTATCCACAATGATTTTTACTATTCCATCAGCCATTTATACTGAAGCTTTTATTAGCTTCCTCGGATTAGGAATTCAACCACCAAAAGCTAGTCTAGGAACACTTGTCAAAGATGGTCTAAATGCCTTAGACTACTATCCATGGTTATTTTTCATCCCCGCAGCTTTTCTCGTTGCTCTTTCTATAACTTTTAACTTAATAGGAGAAGGGACAAAACTTATGCTACAAAAGGAAGAGTATTTTGGATAA
- a CDS encoding peptide ABC transporter substrate-binding protein, translating to MKTTTKSSFYKFAYRCGGFTALFSFSLILPCCHRTCAPKTQNNLIVSINNDPLSLDPRQVTLSRDLSLMKNIYEGLFREHASGLQPATVESYHLSEDGTIYTFFLKKTLWSNGDPVTAQDFEESLVQLHSSDLMPSNPSLLFSIKNSKAIRAGFLPKESLGVKALAPDILQITLERPLSHFCHILAHPIFFPVHKSKRDTYTKKHVENDAAFISNGPFIISKYKMQDIIEISKNPLYWDASQVKLDKVSFKVFPDAYTTHNLFKQGEVHWEGSPWSIPIPNEPMKQLEESAPHALHSFPVMGTAVLICNTKKTPSNSINLRKALTYAIDREALLSLAGRYNSVAYSFLPPALSQIKSHPKSYLSREERESMARSYFEKAKEELSEKELEELSIIYPMESKIFAYVIQEIQQQWKEVLNFSVPIVGTEYHNFIEKRKQGSYTIASGGWIAEYSHPLAFLSVLGDPDKNTAPRHASKWKNRAFDAVLGQLYSSQEEDIKTLITQAEEIILSDYPIIPLYHYGYMYAVNLPMKNIYASPLGTLDLKYATIDREPTLTSARS from the coding sequence ATGAAAACAACAACTAAATCATCTTTTTATAAATTCGCTTACAGGTGTGGAGGATTTACAGCTCTCTTTTCGTTTTCCCTTATTCTCCCGTGCTGCCATAGGACTTGTGCACCAAAAACACAAAATAACCTTATAGTTTCTATAAACAATGATCCGCTATCCTTAGATCCTCGCCAGGTAACATTGTCTAGAGATCTTTCCCTCATGAAGAATATTTACGAGGGATTGTTTCGTGAACACGCCTCTGGGTTACAGCCTGCAACAGTGGAAAGCTACCACCTATCTGAGGACGGCACCATCTATACCTTTTTCTTAAAAAAGACTCTCTGGAGCAATGGAGATCCTGTTACAGCCCAAGATTTTGAAGAATCTCTTGTTCAACTTCATAGTTCCGACTTAATGCCATCAAACCCCTCTCTGTTGTTTAGTATCAAAAATAGCAAAGCCATCCGCGCAGGCTTTCTACCTAAAGAATCCTTGGGAGTAAAAGCTTTGGCTCCCGATATATTGCAAATTACTTTGGAAAGACCTCTTTCCCATTTTTGCCACATCCTAGCCCATCCAATATTTTTCCCCGTCCATAAATCTAAAAGAGATACATATACAAAAAAACACGTAGAAAACGATGCTGCATTCATCTCTAATGGTCCGTTTATTATCTCAAAGTACAAAATGCAAGATATCATAGAAATATCTAAAAACCCCCTTTACTGGGACGCTAGCCAAGTAAAATTAGATAAAGTCAGTTTCAAAGTTTTTCCGGACGCCTACACTACGCATAACCTTTTCAAACAAGGCGAAGTGCACTGGGAAGGTAGCCCATGGAGCATCCCTATTCCTAACGAACCTATGAAACAATTGGAAGAATCAGCGCCTCATGCTTTACACTCGTTTCCTGTAATGGGTACAGCTGTTCTGATCTGCAATACAAAAAAAACCCCTAGTAATTCCATAAATCTCAGAAAAGCCTTAACCTATGCCATTGATAGAGAAGCCTTGTTATCCCTCGCCGGCAGATATAATTCTGTTGCCTATAGCTTCTTGCCTCCAGCTCTTTCTCAAATAAAATCTCACCCAAAAAGTTATCTCTCCCGGGAGGAAAGAGAATCTATGGCTCGAAGTTATTTCGAAAAAGCAAAAGAGGAACTTTCTGAAAAAGAGTTAGAAGAATTATCTATCATTTATCCCATGGAATCTAAAATCTTTGCTTATGTCATCCAAGAAATTCAACAACAGTGGAAAGAAGTTCTGAACTTCTCTGTGCCCATTGTCGGAACAGAGTACCATAATTTTATTGAAAAACGAAAACAAGGATCTTATACGATAGCATCTGGAGGGTGGATCGCAGAATATTCTCATCCTCTAGCCTTTCTCTCCGTCCTAGGGGATCCAGATAAAAATACAGCCCCAAGGCATGCTTCCAAGTGGAAAAATCGTGCTTTTGACGCAGTCCTCGGGCAACTATACTCCTCTCAAGAAGAAGACATTAAGACCCTTATCACCCAAGCAGAGGAAATTATCCTTTCCGATTATCCAATCATTCCTCTATACCACTATGGTTACATGTATGCTGTCAACTTACCTATGAAAAATATTTACGCTTCCCCTCTGGGAACCTTGGATCTAAAGTATGCAACTATAGATCGTGAACCCACCCTAACAAGCGCGAGATCCTAA
- a CDS encoding ABC transporter permease translates to MKRYLKKRFLYNFLSLWIVISLTFLIMRTIPGDPFSNEEANALSPETLAMLKAHYGLDRPLIVQYFKYINSVLHFDFGHSLVYKDRTVFDIIKMGFPVSAILGLEGCALAIFGGIALGTLSAIKERFIGNWILYTSILQISLPGFVLATLLQYLFAVKFSLFPIACWGTFAHTILPSLSLSLTPMAFITKLTTTSVKEALSTDYVLLAFSKGIKKSSIILRHIIPYAIFPTISYASFLVTAVMTGTFAIENIFGIPGLGKWFIYSIKQRDYPVILGLAVFYAFFFMTASLLTDLIQAWIDPQLRRNYENNN, encoded by the coding sequence ATGAAAAGGTATCTTAAAAAACGCTTCTTGTATAACTTCCTTTCCTTGTGGATAGTCATCTCCCTGACTTTCTTGATCATGCGCACCATCCCAGGAGACCCTTTCAGCAATGAAGAAGCTAACGCTCTTTCTCCAGAAACCCTAGCCATGCTCAAAGCTCATTACGGACTTGATAGACCGTTAATTGTTCAGTACTTCAAATATATAAATTCTGTACTCCACTTTGACTTCGGCCACTCCCTGGTCTACAAAGATAGAACTGTTTTTGATATCATCAAAATGGGGTTTCCTGTATCCGCAATTCTAGGCCTAGAAGGCTGTGCTTTGGCTATCTTTGGGGGAATTGCTCTAGGAACCCTTTCTGCTATCAAAGAACGATTCATTGGGAATTGGATTTTATATACCTCAATACTGCAAATATCTCTACCTGGGTTTGTTTTAGCAACACTTCTACAGTACCTGTTTGCTGTTAAATTTTCCTTATTCCCCATAGCTTGCTGGGGAACATTTGCTCATACTATTCTTCCTTCGCTTTCCCTTTCTCTGACTCCCATGGCCTTTATCACTAAACTAACAACAACTTCTGTGAAAGAAGCTTTGTCTACGGACTATGTCTTACTTGCTTTCTCAAAAGGGATCAAAAAGAGCTCTATTATCCTCAGGCACATTATTCCTTACGCTATCTTTCCTACAATCTCCTATGCTTCTTTTTTAGTTACAGCCGTCATGACAGGAACTTTTGCTATAGAAAATATTTTCGGCATTCCAGGACTCGGCAAATGGTTCATTTACAGCATCAAACAAAGAGATTATCCCGTTATCCTTGGATTAGCTGTCTTTTATGCCTTCTTCTTCATGACAGCTTCGTTATTAACAGACCTCATACAAGCATGGATAGATCCTCAACTACGTCGAAACTATGAAAACAACAACTAA
- a CDS encoding ABC transporter substrate-binding protein, which yields MSKRSPSFLSLWGLFFFAGLVAVIYIFDVSLPWQEKESFQAAINAKPTSSTLVIALSDTPTTMHPHDARRALDLSLIRQLFEGLVRENSQNPEGIELAAAQNVYLSEDGKCYTFKLKKTFWSNGEPVTSCDFLRSWQRAAKLSIFSSLFEDIETTYSELDTTSNSSLRLYAPDPETFIVYLKHPQVDFLKKVSCPTFFPIYRLRTKQLVSNGAYRLHTQSSNHSILLEKNPFYHDIQANTVPYINLSVVFNIQTASRLLEKQGIHWLGQPWNQSLPNEIKKRLKQKKIQQVSHPIKGSFWLTINPEREYLKDPSLRRALSENINKAHLVDYILQGNQAIATTLTPTTFSPSSKPITFSSNDITSSGGKLSLSYPSDILQCVRIAEFLQQEWKTRLGLHVCLKGVEYRRLIEERSKKCYDIVTQTGTALYPGKEGFYPIILKQFSDIYSETNADLLKTTPVQRQEDFLLENHIVIPLYHLSQEFFLSIPIKNIIFCSDGSVDLKYVELCSKR from the coding sequence ATGAGTAAAAGAAGCCCTTCTTTCTTATCCCTGTGGGGATTGTTTTTTTTCGCCGGTCTAGTTGCGGTCATCTACATCTTTGATGTTTCCCTCCCTTGGCAGGAGAAAGAAAGCTTCCAAGCAGCTATCAATGCTAAACCGACGTCTTCGACATTAGTCATAGCCCTCAGTGATACACCAACAACAATGCACCCTCACGATGCTCGGAGAGCCTTAGATCTTTCGTTGATCCGACAGCTTTTCGAAGGACTTGTGCGAGAAAATTCCCAGAACCCCGAGGGTATAGAGCTTGCTGCGGCACAAAACGTATACCTCTCCGAGGACGGAAAGTGTTACACCTTTAAGTTAAAGAAAACTTTTTGGAGCAACGGGGAGCCTGTAACCTCTTGCGACTTTCTCCGTTCGTGGCAACGAGCTGCTAAACTATCTATCTTTTCCTCCCTTTTCGAAGACATTGAAACAACTTATAGTGAACTTGATACAACAAGCAATAGCTCACTACGACTGTACGCCCCGGACCCAGAAACTTTCATCGTCTACCTGAAACACCCTCAAGTAGATTTTCTAAAAAAAGTTTCTTGCCCTACTTTCTTTCCTATCTACCGGTTGCGAACTAAACAGTTAGTATCTAATGGCGCCTATCGGCTGCATACACAATCCTCCAATCACTCCATACTTCTAGAAAAGAATCCTTTCTACCACGATATCCAAGCAAATACGGTCCCTTACATCAATTTATCTGTTGTTTTCAATATACAAACAGCTTCCCGACTTCTTGAAAAACAAGGTATCCACTGGTTGGGGCAACCTTGGAACCAGTCCCTCCCTAATGAAATAAAAAAACGTTTAAAACAGAAAAAAATCCAGCAAGTTTCTCACCCTATAAAGGGATCATTTTGGTTAACGATAAATCCTGAAAGAGAATACCTAAAAGACCCTTCCCTTCGCCGAGCTCTCTCAGAAAACATTAATAAAGCTCATTTGGTAGACTATATTTTGCAGGGAAATCAAGCCATCGCTACTACTCTTACGCCCACGACTTTCTCACCTTCTTCCAAACCAATCACCTTCTCCTCAAACGACATCACCTCTTCCGGAGGCAAACTTTCCCTCTCCTACCCTTCAGACATTCTGCAGTGCGTCCGTATTGCTGAATTTTTACAACAAGAGTGGAAGACGCGACTTGGGCTGCACGTATGCTTGAAAGGGGTAGAGTATCGAAGACTCATTGAAGAACGAAGTAAAAAATGCTACGATATCGTCACACAGACCGGGACTGCCCTATATCCCGGAAAGGAAGGGTTCTATCCCATCATACTGAAACAATTTTCCGATATTTATTCCGAGACCAACGCAGATTTGCTAAAGACGACTCCGGTGCAACGTCAAGAAGATTTCCTTCTCGAGAATCACATTGTGATCCCGTTGTATCATTTGTCTCAAGAATTCTTTTTATCTATCCCTATAAAAAATATTATTTTCTGTTCCGATGGTAGTGTCGATCTTAAGTATGTAGAGCTCTGCTCTAAAAGATGA